The sequence CCCGCCTCGCCTCGCTCCGGGGCTTCGCGCAACCGCGTTGGCTTTGCGCGGACCTTGGGGGTGAGCCTCGCCGCCTGCACGCTGTGCGTCGGCCTCGGCGCGTGCGACGAGAAGCCCGCCCCAAAGCCGACCGCCGCGACATCGGCCTCGGCCCCGCCCGCGCCACCCCCCGCGCCCGAAGCGCCGGCCGCGCCCGTGCTCTCGATGGACGACAAGGCCCTCAGCGTGAGCGGGACGACGGTGCCCTTCGACGCGCCCGACGTGCCGGGCAGGCTCGCCGCCGCGCTCTCCGGGAAGCCCAAGGTCGCCGGGGAGCCCGTGTCGCTCGCGGTGGTGCGCTCGGCGAAGGCCCCCAAGGTGGCGCAGGTGGTCGCGGCGCTCCGAGGGGCCAAGGCCGCCGCGGTGGTGGTCAAGGCGCAGAAGCGCGACGGAGGCATGGGCGAGCTCACGGTCGCGTGGCCCTCCGCGCCGCCGTGCACGGCCGTGGCGTACCTCGGCAAGGACGTCTCGATCTCGGTGTGGACCGCCGGCGGCACCGTGGCCAAGCGGTTCGCGAAGGGCATGGCGGGCCCCGACATGACGCTCGGCTCCGAGGGGCTGCGCAAGGTCGCTGGCGCGTGCGAGTCCCCCGTGGCGCTGCTCGCGGCCGACGAGTCGGTGACGTTCGGCCTGCTCTTCGACCTCGCGCTCGCCACGCGCGAGTCCGAAGACGCGCGCGTCGCGGGGCTCAAGTTCGGGCTGCCCGCCGAAGCGCCCGTGCCGGGGCGAAAGGTGACCCCGTGAGGCGCGAGGTCTTTGTCCTCGGCAGCTCGACCACCCAGTTTCGTCGGTGGCCGGAGCGCACGCACCGCGATCTCCTGCGCGAGGCGTACACCGCGGCGCTCGAAGACGCGGGCGTCGACCCGGCGCGCGTGGAGGGCGCGTGGTTCGGGAGCGCCGCCATGCACCACTTCGGTCAAGCGAACATCCGCGGACAGGTGGCGATGGCGCCGCTCGCGCGAGAGATGCCCTCCGGCCTCTACCCGCAGCACGCGCCGATCGTGAACGTCGAGGGCGGCTGCGCGACGGGCGCGCTGTGCCTCGCGTCGGCGTGCCACGCGGTCGCGGCCGGCGCCTGCGACGTGGCCGTCGCGGTCGGCGTGGAGAAGGTGTTCATGCCCGAGGCCCCCGAGAAGATGCTCGCGCTCTTCAACGGCGGGATGGACCAGCTGCACCCCGAGGAGTGGCGTGCACTCTACACGGAGCTCGCGCCGTCGAGCGGCACGTCGTACGCGCCCCGAGCCGACCGCAGCGCCATCCTCGACGCGGTCGCGCTTGGCGCCGCGTGGCACATGAAGACGTACGGCACGACGCTGGAGGCCCTGGCGCGCGTCGCGTCGAAGAACCACGGGCATGGGGTGCACAACCCGAACGCGCAGTACCGCGAGGCGATGTCGGTCGACGCGGTCCTCGCCGACAAGCCCGTCGTCTTCCCGTTCACGCGCGCGATGTGCGCGCCGATGAGCGACGGGGCGGCGGCGGTGCTCGTGGGGTCGGCCGAGGCGTTGGCGGGCGCGCCCGCGCGCGCGCATCCGAGTCGCGGGGCTCGGGATGGCGAACGGCGGGCGCTCACGCTTCGAGGACGACTCGGTGACGCGCGTGGCCGCGCGGCGGGCCTTCGCGCGCGCGGGCATCGATCCATGCAAAATACACGTAGCGGAGGTCCACGACTCGACCGCGTTCGCCGAGCTCGCCGCGCTCGAGGATCTCGGCCTCTGCGCCCGCGGCGAGGGCGGCCCGTTCACCGAGAGCGGGGCCACGGCGCGCGGCGGCGCGCTCCCCGTGAACACCTCCGGCGGCCTCGAGTCGAAGGGTCACCCGCTCGCCGCGTCCGGCCTCGCGATGGTGCATGAGCTCGCGCTGCAGCTCACGGAGCGCGCGGGCCCGCGCCAGGTGCCAGGCGCCACCTGGGCGCTAGCGCACAACGCGGGCGGGCTCATGGGCCTCGACGAGGCGACGAGCGTGGTGACCCTGCTCGAGCGGCGCTCGTAGCTCGCATAGCGCGTTTACGGCCAGGGGATCGGCGCGGTGACCGAGGTCCCCGTGCCTAGCTCCGGCCAGCCCGCCTTCCACGTGATCGGGGCGATGAGCCCGTGGCGCCCCTTGGACGTGTCGTGTTTGCCGTTCGGGAGCGCTGGCCACGCGTGGTGAAAGAACAGATCGACCCCGTGCGTCGTCACGACCGAGCCGTGACCCGGGCCGACCCATCGGGCGTTGTTGCCGAGCAGCGGCGCGCCGCGCTTCGTGAACGGGCCGCGCGGGGACGGGCCTCGCGCGACGCCGGTGCGGTACCGATCGTCGTACACGTTCGCGCTGTAGAACATGTAGTAGACCCCGCTTCGCTTCACGACCCACGGCGCCTCGACCACGCCGCCCTCGAAGGTGCTCGCGTCGTTCGTGAGCACCGTGGTCGCGGTGGAGCCGGGGGCGAAGTCGAGCCCCGTGGCCGCGAGCTCGCGCACCAGGATGGGGGTCGGGCGGCCCGTCGCGTTGCCATCCACCTTCCAGTACAGGTACCGCTTGCCGTCGTCGTCCTGAAAGAACGTCGCGTCGATCGCCCCCATCGCGTCGGTGACGAGCGGGCCCCCGCGATCGACCCAGGGCCCGAGCGGCGAGGGCGCGCTCGCGGCGCCGATCGCGAGCCTGTCGGCGCCGTCGGCCGCGGTGTAATAGGCCACGTAGCGCGCGCCCACCTTGTGGATCTCTGGTGCCCAGTTGCGCGCGCCGTTCGCCGACCACGAGGCCTTCCCGCTCGGCAAGATCGACTTGCCCGTCGCCGCCCACGCCACGAGGTCGTCCGACGAGCGGATGGCCATCGTGCCGCCCGTGCACACCATGTAATACGTCGGGCGCGCGCCGCCGTCGCGCAGCACCCCAGGGTCGGGGCAGTCGAAGGGCACTACGGGGTTCGTGAAGGTAGGCACGGGCCCAGGGAGCTTCACGCCAGCCGCGTCGGTGGGGGCGGCGGCGGCAGGCTTCAGCGCGGCGGGTGGAATGGGCTCGGTGCGACCGCCCGGCGGAGTCCACAGGAGCTCGAGCTCCGCCGCGCCGCGGTGTTGGAAATAGTCCACGCGGAGCGCGTGGGCGCCGCGCGTGAGGGTCACCTTGGCGCGGGTCTCGGTGAGCGCGTGGATCGTGAAATCGTCGACGGCCAGCTTGCCGTCCACGAAGACGCGGACCCCGTCGTCGCTCCGCGCGACGAGCTCGTACACGCCCTCGGCCGCGATCTCCAGGGCGGCCGTGTACCGCACCGAATAGAGGACCGCCCGGACCTTGTCGTGCGGCGCGACGCCATCGGCGAGCCGCAGGGCGACGGCCGGCTCGGTCCGCGTGAGGACGAGATCGTGGAAGCCGTCGAAGTAGTCGGCGCGCACACCGAACGGTGACGGCGGGACCGACGCGTCGGACGGCGGCGGGGCGCTCGGCGGGGCGCTTGGTGGCGGCGGCGGCGGCGTGACGGCGGTCGAGGCCGAGGGTTCGACCAGCGCCCCGCCAGGCTCGGATCCACCGCACGCGACGAGCGCGACCATCGCGACGAGCGCGACGAGGCCGAGCACCGAGGCGCGGGAGGGCGAGGACACGACACGAGTCTCCACCACCGGAGGACGACGAGCAAGGCCGGACGGCGCCCGCTCACGCGGTCAGCGCGTCACGCAGCGCACTCCAATCTCGGGCGCGCTGTCGGCGGAGCGCCCCGAGTAGGGGCGGAGGTCCTTCACCGCCTTCCTGTAGTCGCCGCCCATCGCGCGCGTGCCGTTCACGCCCGTCTCTACGAGCTCCGAGACGTTGCCCACGAGCCCGACGACGCCCTCCGGCGTGGCCCCGCGCGGGTGCGCCGTCACCTCGCAGGTGCCCTCCTTCGCGCGATCCGAGCAGGCGCGCCCGGAGTCTTCGTCCTCTCCCCACGGGAAAGCGCGCTGCGCGTTCCCGCGCGCCGCCCACACCCACTGCTGCTCGGTAGGGACGAGCACCGGGGCCCCCCCCGGGGGCGGGCGCGCCCCGGGGGGGGGGGGGGGGCCCCCGGGGCCCGGCCTCCGGGGGGCGCCGCGGGCTTGGGGCGCGGGGGGGGGGGAGGGGGGGGGGGGGCCGGGGGGCCGGGGGGCGGGGGGGGGGGGGGGCCGGGGGGGGGGGCCCGGGGGGGGGGGCCGGGGGGGGGGGGGGGGGAGGGGGGGGGGGGGGGGGGGGGGGGGGGGGGGGGGGGGGGGGGGGGGGGGGGGGGGGGGTCACCCCGCGCCACCGGTCCCGCGGGCGGGCCGTCGAGCGCGAGCAGCCCAGCGCACCGCGCACGCCGCCTCGCGCCTGCTCGAGCGGCGGGGTCACCCTCGCGGGCCAGCCGAGGCTGACGACGTGCCGCCCGCCTCGACACCGGCCGGGTCTCTCCCGGGGGCGCCGGGCCGGGGGGGGGGGCCGCGGGGGCCCGGGGGGGGGCCCGGGGGGGGCCCAGGCCATGAGGTCGGGGGCCTCCTGCGCGCGCACCGCCTCGCACCGCACGCCGAACGCCTCGCCCACCGTAGGCGCCTCCCCCGCGATGGCGCGCGCCGGGCTCCCGCCGCACCCGAGGAGGGGGGACGAGCACGCCGCTGCGAGCAAAGAAAACCACGAAATCCGCCCGAGATCCGCGTTCTTCATTCCGCGCAGCCTAGCCACCCAGGGCCAGGCCGCGCCAGCCGCACGAACGGATGACACGCGGCCTACTACGCGGTCGAGGCGCCGCCGTGGTTCGATCTGGTTCCGGTCCGCGGACGCCGCTAGGCTGCGCCCATGAAGAGAGCGGCGGCGCTGGGCGCGTGTGTGTGTGGGCTGGTGGCGAGCGTGTACGGGTGCGTGGGCGACGACCCGGCGCCCGTGGCGGCAGACGCCGCGCCCGACTCGACCGCGCCGATCGTCGCCGACGCCACCCCCAGCGACGCGACGACCGCCCCCGACGCGGCGACCGACGCGGCCGCTCCGGACACCTCCACGCCCGACGCGGCGACCGACGGCCGAGTGCCGACCTGCGCGGGGCAGCCTTTCGCCACGCCGGTCGCGCTCGACACTTCCCAGATCGCCGCCGCGCTCGCGTCCACCATGTGGGGGCCTCGCGTCGTAGGTGGCAACGCGTACTTCTCGGCGGTGCCCGTGGGCTCGACCGAGCAGCAGCTCTTCCGCGCGACCTTCACGGGCGGCGCCGTCCCCGCGCTCTCGAACGCCACGGTGCTCGCGCCGCCGTCGTCCGCGACGGTCGTCGAGTGGGCGCCTACGGTGTCGCCCGACAGCTCGCTGCTGGTGTTCGCGACGGGCTTCCCCGGCCCCCGGCAGCTCGCGGTCGCCACGGGCGCGGGCGGCGCGTTCACGGCGAGCACGCTCATCGCCAGCCTGAGCACGGCGGCCGACGAGTCCGACCCCTACTTCGCCAACGCCCGCGCCCTGTACTTCGAGCGCGAAGACACGACGGGCGCCCCGACGTTCGAGATCTATCGCTCGGAGGTGACCGCCGGCGTGTTCGCGGCGCCCACGAAGGTGAAGCTGCTCTGCCCGCTCGCGAACTGCGGCACGCCGGTGGTGACTCCCACCGAGGACCTGCTCCTCTTCGCGGCGTGGCCGGGCGGCGGCACCTTCGCGCCCACGGCGCGTGAGGCGAGCCTCGTGGGGACGAGCGCCGGCGCGGTCATCGACCACCCCGAGCTCGGCGCGCGCTACCCGTCGTGGGTCTCCCCCGACGGCTGCGAGGTGCTCCTCGGCGGCGGCGGCCTCTCCACCATCACCGACATCCGCTACGCCAAGCGAACACCGAGGTAGGGTTCGCGAGCGCCGGCGCGCCGGCGGGGCGGAGGTCTCGCGTAACCGCCACCCACCCTCGCGCGTAGAGGCTCCTGAGCGGCCGCGGTCCCTGCGGCATCGGAGCCATCATGCGCGATCCCTTCCAGCCTTCCATGAGCCGTCGCATCTTCCTCGGTGGCCTCACCGCGGGCACCGTCGTCACCGCGCTCGCGGGGGCGCGGTACGTGCTCGCCGGCGAGGAGGCCGAGCGCCACGCGCGCAGCACCCTGCGTGCCGACGGTCGCCCGCGCCTTCCGCCCGGGCAATACCTGCTGCAGCGCCTGCGCCCCATGGGCGGAACCGAGGGCGATCCCAGCCCTGGGGCCTTTCGCCTGCGCGTGCACGGCGAGGTCGATGCACCCTACACGCTCGACTTCGCCGAGCTGCTCCGCATGCCTCAAGTCACGCAGACCTGCGACGTGCACTGCGTGACCAAGTGGACGGTGCTCGACGCCGGGTGGACCGGGGTGCGCCTCTCGGACCTCGCCGCGCGCGCACGGGTGCGGCCCGGTGCGCGGCACGTCATCTTCGAGGCGGCGGCGGGCTACACCTCGAACGTCACGCTCCGAGAGGCCATGGCCCCGAACGTGCTCGTCGCTCACAAGCTGAACGGCGGCAGCATCCCGCGTCCGCACGGCCCTCCGGTCCGCGCGCTCGTGCCCGACGCCTACTTCTGGAAGAGCGCGAAGTGGCTGACGGGCATCAAGTTCGTCGCGCGCGACGAGCCCGGCTACTGGGAGGTGCGCGGGTACCACAACCACGCCGATCCCTGGCGGGAGGAGCGTCATGGTTGACGCCCGCGCCGAGGCGGCGATCGAAGCGGATGAGCGCGCGGCGCCCGCGGAGAAGGCGAGCGCGGGGAGAGGGGCAAAGACCGCGAAGTCGGCCGCGGCCACCGTGCGTCCTTGGGTGCGCGCGATCCACCGCGACATCGGCTACGTGGCCGTGGGCCTCACCGTGGTGTACGCGGTGTCGGGGCTCGCGGTGAACCACCTCACCGACTGGAAAGACGGCGACGCGAGCTTCGTGAGCTACTCGATCGAGCGGCAGGTCGGCGCGCTGCCCGCGCCCACGGGCGACGACGCCGCCGACGATCGCGCCGTCGCCGCCGCCGTGCTCGCGAAGCTCGGCATCCGAGAGGCGCCGCGCGAGACCTACCGCGTGGGCGAGGGGCTGCTCGACCTCACGTTCGACAAGCGCACGCTCCACGTGGAGACCAAGACCGGTCGCGTGGTGGACGAAGGCCAGCGGGCGCGCTTCTTCCTCCGCGCCGCCAACTGGCTGCACCTGAACCGCGGCAAGAAGGCGTGGACCTACGCGGCGGACGCGTACGCCGCGGCGCTGCTGTTTCTGGCGTTCTCTGGGCTCTTCATGATCCCCGGGCGCAAGGGGCTGTTCGGCCGTGGCTCGGTGCTGGTGGGCGTCGGCGTCGCGCTGCCGGTCGCGTACGTCGTGCTCTCGGGCGGGCCCTGACGGAAACCCACCTCGGCGGCTCAGCGGTTGGCGTAGCGCTTTCGGATCGTGGGGAGCAGGTACTCCTCGAACGCGCGCTCCACGTCCCACATCGGCTTCCAGCCCCAGTCGCGCCGCGCGCGCGCGTCGTCCACGTCCTCCGGCCAGGAGTCGCAGATTTTGTTGCGCACGGGATCGGGCGCGTAGGCGATCTCGGCCTTCGGGTAGTGCTCCCGTACGCGCGCCTCAATCTCCGCCGCAGAGAGGCTGAACGCGCCCACGTTGTACACGTTGTCGGTCAGGGAGGCGCGGTCGGCCTCGAGCAGGGCCACGAGCGCGTTGACCGCGTCGGGCATGGCCATGAACGGGATGCGCGTGTCCGGCCGCACGAAGCACGAGTACGGCTCCCCGCGCGCGGCGGCGTGGAGCATCTCGGGGCCGAAGTCGCTCGTGCCGCCCGTCGGGACGGTCTCGGCGGAGATGAGCCCCGGGAAGCGCAGCGCGCGAAAATCGAGGCGGGCCGCCGTGGAGAGCGCGCCGAGCTGCCGAAAGTGCTGCGTGAAATAGCGGCCGAGGTGCTCGCAGTAGAGTTTGTTGCACCCGTACATCGTGATGGGCACGTTGTGGTCGCCCTCGGCCACGCGCGCCGCGCGCGCCTTGGTCTCGAGGTCGGGGAGACCGTACACCGCGATGCTGCTCGGGAACACGAAGCGGACGGGCCGCCCCAGCCGCCCCGACTGGTTCTGCGCGACCCGCAAGAGGTGCAGCGTGCCCTCCACGTTCACCTGGTGGGCGAGCTCGGGATCGCGCTCGCCGCGCGTGGACAGCAGCGCCGCGAGGTGGAACACGACCTCGATCTCGTGGTGCGCCGCGACCTGATCGAGCAGGTACTTGTCCATGATGTTGCCCGCGTAGGTCTCGAGGCACAGCGGGCGGTAGCGCTCCGGCAGCGGCGTGAGATCGACGGTGACGGCGCGGTAGCGCCCGTCGGTGTGGAGCCGCTCGAGCAGCGTGCGACCGATCTCTCCGTTGGCGCCAGTGACGAGGACGACAGGCTTCGACATGGGCGCGCACCCTAGCACCAGCTAGCGCGTCCGCGTGCGTCGCCGCCGCGACCTCAATCGCGGAACCAGGCCGGCGCGCGCACACGAGGAGGGCGCGAAAAACCCGCGGATCGGCTACGGTGTGCCCGTGGACTCCGCCCACGCGACGAAGGTGTGCTCAGCGTGTGGCGGCAAGTACCCCCAAGACGCGCTGTTCTGCCCGGCCGACGGCGCGCCCCTCCAGAGCAGCACGAGCTCGGCCCGCGGCGGCGAGGGGCCCGATCCGTATCTGGGCCGCGAGATCTCCGGCCACATCGAGGTCAAGCAGCTCGCCGGCGTGGGCGCCATGGGCCGCGTCTACCGCGCCTACCAGAAGGGCATCGACCGCGACGTGGCCGTCAAGGTGCTCCACCGCGAGCTGTCCGCGAACAAGCAGCTCGTCGCGCGGTTCACCCGCGAGGCCAAGGTCGCCTCGCGCCTGCAGCACCCCAACGCCGTGCAGGTCCACCTCGCAGGTCAGCTGCCCGACGGCGCCATGTACATGGTCATGGAGTTCCTCGACGGCCTGTCGCTCCAGAGCGCCCTCGCGGCCTCGTCGGGCGCCATGCCGCTCGGGCGGGCGCTGCACATCGGCCTGCAGCTCTGCGACGCCGTCGGCGAAGCGCACACCCAGGGCATCGTGCACCGCGACCTCAAGCCCGAGAACGTGATGCTCGTGCGCCGGGGCGACGACGCCGACTTCGTCAAGGTTCTTGACTTCGGCATCGCGCGCATCAACTGGGGCGAGCAGTCGATGGCGACCGCCGCCGGGCTCATCTTCGGCACCGCGCGCTACATCTCGCCCGAGGGCGCGAAGGGCGAGGGGGTGAACCCCCCGGGCGACGTGTACTCGATCGCCACCCTGCTCTTTCAGATGCTCTCGGGGCGCACCCCGTTCGAGAGCGACCAGGCCGTGGCGCTGCTCCTCCAGCAGATCCACGACACGCCGCCGTCGCTCGTCAGCGTCCCGCGCGCGTCGTACGTGCCGACCCCCATCGCCGACGTCATCATGCGCGGGCTCGCGAAGGATCCCGCGGCGCGCTTCCCCGACGCACGCGCCTTCGGCCGCGCCCTGGCCGAGGGAGCGCTGCGCGCGGGCCTCTCGGGCAGCGATCTTGGCCCGCTCGCGGTGGGCTCCGGCGGCGGCGGCCTCCTCAAGCTCGTGAGCCTCGAGCGCACGCGCCAGCTCGAGCTCTCGTCTGACCTGCAAGAGCGCATGGCCGCCCCACCCGCGTCGCGGCAGCGCCCGAGCGGCACCGAGGTGCCCCCGCCGAGCTCGCTCCCGGGCAACGCCACCGTCCGGTGGAGCCCCGCCGATCCCATCCCCGCGGCGCGCCCGCTCGACACCACGCTGGACGACACGTCCGCCCCGCCCGCGCCCGTCGCTCCCGTCGCGCTCGCGCCGCCCACGGTCGAGTCGCGCGAGGTGCAACCCGCCACGCCGTCCTTCCCGCCCACGCCGACGCCACCGCCCGCGCGCTCCAGCCGCGCGCGCCTCACGACCGCCGCGCCCGACGACGACCTCGACGAGCACGAGCCCCCGCGGGCCTCCGCGCGCCAGGGCCGCACCTCGCTCGTGACCATCGTCCTCGTCTGCTTCGCGATGGGCGTGCTGCTGTCGATAGGTGTAGCCTACAAGCTTGGCCGCATCGGCCCCGACCGCGCCCTCGAGGCCGAGCTCGCGCGCTCCCAGGCCGCGCTCCTCGCGCACCGGCTCTACGAACCGCCGGGCGACAACGTGCGGGAAATCACGGCGCTCGCGCTCCAGCGCTGGCCGCGCGAGCCGCGGCTGCTCGAGGTGCGGGGGCGCGCCTGCGACGAGCTCGTGACCCTGGCGCGCGTCGAACGGAACGCGCCCGAGTCGCTCCGCATCGCGAAGATCGCGACCGACCTCGACCCCACCGATCCCTCGGCGAAGCGCCTCGTCGAGGACCTCGAGAGCGAGGTCGCCAAGCTCGTGCCGCCGGAGCCCACGACCGCGCCCCTCGCCTCTGGAAAGCCGCCCGGGCCTTCCACGGGCCCTGGTCCCGCGCCGGCGCCCGGTCACTCCACCGCGCAGACCTCGCTCGACGTCTCGCCCGCGGCGCCGCGCGTGGGACAGACCGTCGCGTTCGTCGGCCGGGCCCCGGCGAAGGGAAAGATCGTCGATCCCGCGTTCACCGTGTCGGGCACCACGCTCGCCCCCGCCCGCATGCCCGCGCTCCCCGCCGGGCCCGGCGTCTACCGCGGCGCCTTCGCCTTCCTCCAGCCGGGCGCTTACCAGGTGGTGTTCACGGCCGCCGTCGACGGCGCGCCCACGCGCGTGGAGCGCACGGTGACCGCGGCGGCGCTCGGCGCTCCCGCGCCCACCTCCGCGCCCACGACCGACCCGCCCGACAACCCGCCTCTCCCCACCGCGCCCACGGCCCCCACGGCCGCGCCCTCGAGCTCCAGCGCGCGATGGCTGTAGACTGCAAGTGGTTCTCTCTCGTGGCGGTCGGGGGGCTCGCGCTCGCCGAGCCTGCCGCGGCGGAGCCTCCGCGCGAGGCGCGGGCCGAGCTCGCGGCCTCCGCCCCGCCCGCGGCGGTCGACCTCGGGCCGCGCCTCCACGCGCAGATCGAGCTCGCTACCCTCGTCCTGCCCACCGCCGGGCTCTTGGGCCCGGACCGCCGGCCGACGACCGGCGCCGACGTGGCGCTGCCGCTCGGCTTTCACTTCCACTACCGCGCCGATCAGTGGGCCCTGGGGGCGACCGCGTCGCTCGGGCTCTTCGCCCTCACGAGCTCCCCCTACGGCGGCACCCCCGCGCTGCCGCGTACACATGAGCGGGGCTTCTTCCAGCTCGGCCCCGAGGCTCGGTACTCCCTGCGCGAGGGCCGCCCGTGGGAGATGTGGCTCGGCGGCAAGGCGGGCCTCGTCATGCTCGCCGACCGCTACGCGACCGTGCCCGGCGACACCGTGCCCTCGAACTACGGCGTCAAGACCGACAGCGTCCGCAGCGAGGGCCTCTTCGCGCTCGTGGGCGGCGGCGGGGCGTGGCGCATGACCGACCTCTTCACCCTGGGCCTCGACCTGCGCGCGGGCGCCCTCGCCTTCCCGTCGGGGCGCCGCTGCTCGCCCCTCGGCGACTGCAGCAGCATGACCGGCGTGTTCCCGGCGCTCGAGCTCGGGCTCGCGTTCGGTCTCCTGCGCGATCTCTGAGGCCCTCCCAGGGTCGCCGGAGTGCGTGCACAATGCATGCATGCATGCATGCATGCATGCACACTTGGGCCGTCAGCCGCGCGCGCCGCCCTCCGCGGGCGGGCCCCGCCGGCCCGGGGCGGGGGCCGGCGCCCCCGCCCCCCCGGCGGGAGGGCCCCGGGGGGGGGGCCCCGGGCGGGGGGGGCCCCCGCCGGGGGGGGGGGGCGCGCGCCCCGCCCGCCCCGCGCGGCCGCGGCGGCAGGGCGCCCCCCCCCCAAACCGCAAGCCCGGCCGGCCCCCCCGCCACCAAGCCGGCGAAGACGCCCCGGGGCCGAGCGCCCGACCAACGCCCACCGAGCGGGACCCCCACCCAAGAAAAAAGGGCCCCCAACCAGGACCGCCCGGGAGGCCAGGGAACAAGCCCAAAGAAAGAGCGGCCGCCCACCCGGAGGGGGAACCCGAGCGAAACAGGCGCGACCGGCGAAGACCGCGGGCCACCCCAACCGGGCGCACCGCCCGGCGAGCCGCGGCACCCGCCGCCCCCGAGAGAGCGCCAGGCGACGGGGGAACGGGGGGCCCCCCGACAGGCGCCCCGGGCCGCCCCCGACCGGCGCACCCGGGGCCACCCGAGGCGCAAACGAAAACGACAACGAGCGGCCCCCCGGCCCGGCCCGCCCCCACAGCCGCGGGGGGCCACCCACCGCACCCACAAAGAAACACCCACAAAGGACCCCCCCCCAGAAGGCCGGGGAAGCCCGCCCCAGAGCCCACGGAGGCCCCCCAGGGGCAAGCCGCCCCAGGAAAGAGCGAGGCCGCACCAAAAAGGGGAGAGCAGCAAACCCCAACCCGAGCCCCCCCGACACGCGGGGCGGGCCGCGAGGAAAACGGCAGAACGACGCCGCGGAGAAAAAAACCCAGGGACACAAAAGGGGCGACCGGAACTAGGGCGCCATCGCGAGCAGCGCCGCGACCCGCTCCAGCGCCACGGCGAAGAACGCGAGCAGCGTGACGGCGCGGAGGCTCGGGAGCGCGCCACGGAGCGATGCGAGCGGGCTCCGCGAGAGCACCGCCTGCGCGGCCGCGACGGTGACGCCCGCCGCGACCAGCGGGCCGCCCACCACGAGCGCGAGGGTCACCCCGGCCGCGAGCGTCCCCACCGTGTGCACCACGAGGTCGTCGCCCACCTCGGCGCGCACCACCGCCCGCGCGATGCTCGCCGGCCCTCCGGTCGCGAAGAAGAACACGCCGCCCAGCAGCGTGAGGAGGGTCGCGCTCGGCGACTCGGCGTCGGCCACGGCGGGCAGGCGCGCCTCGAGCCGCGCGCCGCGCAGCTCGTCGAACAGGCCGCCCGCCATGCTCGCGGCCCACATGGGCACGGCGCTCGCGATCGCGAGCGGCAGGCCGCGCAGCACGTCGAGGGCCAAGGTCACGATCGGCCCGCCCACCTCCGGCGCCGCGCCCGACAGCGCCGGCGAGATCGCGAACGCGAGGCACAGCGCCATCGACGCGCGGACGGTGACGGGCAGCCCGCGCAAGCCGAACGCCGGCACGAGCAGCGTGGTCGGGAGCAAGCGCGCGAACCCCCGCGCGAGCCCGAAGCCCGTGCCCTCGAGCGCGAACGCCCGCACGACCTGGTCGAACACGCCGAGCTCGGGCCCCACGGCGCGTGGATAGCACCTCTCGCGGGCCCGTGCGTGCTCGCGGGCGCTTCCCGCGGAGATGCGTGCAGTACACATACACAAACGCGGAGGCGCGACGACCGCGTTGACGCGGGCCGCGCGTCTCCCCCATGCTGCGCCGCCATGGCGCTCGACCTCACCCTCGTCGGAAAAGAATCGGACCCCCGCCCCTTCACGTACACGTGGAAGGACACGGTGCTCTACGCGCTCGGCGTGGGCGCCAAGCGCGACGAGCTCGACTACCTCTTCGAGGGGCGCGGGCCGAAGGTGCTCCCGAGCTTCGCCGTAGTCCCCATGTTCGAGCCCATGTTCGACCTCGTGGCGCAGGCCGGCGGCGATCTGTCGATGGTCGTGCACGGCGGCCAGCGGGTGCGCCTCCACAAGCCGTTCGCGCCGGAGGGCACCGTCTCCACGACCGCGAAGATCCGCGGCATGTACGACATGCGACGCTTCGCGAACGTCTTCGTCGACACGACCACCCGCGACGCGGTGGGCGAGCTCATCGCCGAGACCACGGCGAGCATCATCTTTCGCGGCGAGGGGGCCTGGGGCGGAGAGCCGCCGCCGAAGGAGCCGCGGCGAGAGATCCCGAAAGACAAGGAGCCTGACTTTCGAGTCGAAGAGGCCACCGCGCCGGAGCAGGCGCTGCTCTACC comes from Myxococcales bacterium and encodes:
- a CDS encoding PepSY-associated TM helix domain-containing protein gives rise to the protein MVDARAEAAIEADERAAPAEKASAGRGAKTAKSAAATVRPWVRAIHRDIGYVAVGLTVVYAVSGLAVNHLTDWKDGDASFVSYSIERQVGALPAPTGDDAADDRAVAAAVLAKLGIREAPRETYRVGEGLLDLTFDKRTLHVETKTGRVVDEGQRARFFLRAANWLHLNRGKKAWTYAADAYAAALLFLAFSGLFMIPGRKGLFGRGSVLVGVGVALPVAYVVLSGGP
- a CDS encoding molybdopterin-dependent oxidoreductase; this translates as MRDPFQPSMSRRIFLGGLTAGTVVTALAGARYVLAGEEAERHARSTLRADGRPRLPPGQYLLQRLRPMGGTEGDPSPGAFRLRVHGEVDAPYTLDFAELLRMPQVTQTCDVHCVTKWTVLDAGWTGVRLSDLAARARVRPGARHVIFEAAAGYTSNVTLREAMAPNVLVAHKLNGGSIPRPHGPPVRALVPDAYFWKSAKWLTGIKFVARDEPGYWEVRGYHNHADPWREERHG
- a CDS encoding NAD-dependent epimerase/dehydratase family protein — encoded protein: MSKPVVLVTGANGEIGRTLLERLHTDGRYRAVTVDLTPLPERYRPLCLETYAGNIMDKYLLDQVAAHHEIEVVFHLAALLSTRGERDPELAHQVNVEGTLHLLRVAQNQSGRLGRPVRFVFPSSIAVYGLPDLETKARAARVAEGDHNVPITMYGCNKLYCEHLGRYFTQHFRQLGALSTAARLDFRALRFPGLISAETVPTGGTSDFGPEMLHAAARGEPYSCFVRPDTRIPFMAMPDAVNALVALLEADRASLTDNVYNVGAFSLSAAEIEARVREHYPKAEIAYAPDPVRNKICDSWPEDVDDARARRDWGWKPMWDVERAFEEYLLPTIRKRYANR
- a CDS encoding SUMF1/EgtB/PvdO family nonheme iron enzyme; this translates as MLVPTEQQWVWAARGNAQRAFPWGEDEDSGRACSDRAKEGTCEVTAHPRGATPEGVVGLVGNVSELVETGVNGTRAMGGDYRKAVKDLRPYSGRSADSAPEIGVRCVTR
- a CDS encoding thiolase family protein translates to MRREVFVLGSSTTQFRRWPERTHRDLLREAYTAALEDAGVDPARVEGAWFGSAAMHHFGQANIRGQVAMAPLAREMPSGLYPQHAPIVNVEGGCATGALCLASACHAVAAGACDVAVAVGVEKVFMPEAPEKMLALFNGGMDQLHPEEWRALYTELAPSSGTSYAPRADRSAILDAVALGAAWHMKTYGTTLEALARVASKNHGHGVHNPNAQYREAMSVDAVLADKPVVFPFTRAMCAPMSDGAAAVLVGSAEALAGAPARAHPSRGARDGERRALTLRGRLGDARGRAAGLRARGHRSMQNTRSGGPRLDRVRRARRARGSRPLRPRRGRPVHRERGHGARRRAPREHLRRPRVEGSPARRVRPRDGA
- a CDS encoding family 43 glycosylhydrolase; this encodes MSSPSRASVLGLVALVAMVALVACGGSEPGGALVEPSASTAVTPPPPPPSAPPSAPPPSDASVPPSPFGVRADYFDGFHDLVLTRTEPAVALRLADGVAPHDKVRAVLYSVRYTAALEIAAEGVYELVARSDDGVRVFVDGKLAVDDFTIHALTETRAKVTLTRGAHALRVDYFQHRGAAELELLWTPPGGRTEPIPPAALKPAAAAPTDAAGVKLPGPVPTFTNPVVPFDCPDPGVLRDGGARPTYYMVCTGGTMAIRSSDDLVAWAATGKSILPSGKASWSANGARNWAPEIHKVGARYVAYYTAADGADRLAIGAASAPSPLGPWVDRGGPLVTDAMGAIDATFFQDDDGKRYLYWKVDGNATGRPTPILVRELAATGLDFAPGSTATTVLTNDASTFEGGVVEAPWVVKRSGVYYMFYSANVYDDRYRTGVARGPSPRGPFTKRGAPLLGNNARWVGPGHGSVVTTHGVDLFFHHAWPALPNGKHDTSKGRHGLIAPITWKAGWPELGTGTSVTAPIPWP